One segment of Panicum virgatum strain AP13 chromosome 1K, P.virgatum_v5, whole genome shotgun sequence DNA contains the following:
- the LOC120697324 gene encoding subtilisin-like protease SBT3.9 codes for MRGNQPTTSQTQHNNSVKSEMDFRSVFCCALLLVSVVLLPVSADASSKLYIVYMGHKKHDDPSVVTASHHDVLASVLGSKDEAQKSMVYTYKHGFSGFAAMLTDSQARTIAGLPGVITVKANTHYQTHTTRSWDFLGLNHDQSSPSDLLKKAKYGEDIIVGVIDSGIWPESRSFDDSGYGPPPARWRGVCQTGAAFNATSCNRKIIGARWYAGGVRAEALEGEFMSPRDLGGHGTHVASTIAGGQVRKASYGGLGAGVARGGAPRARLAVYKACWGPGSCGAAAVLAAIDDAIRDGVDVLSLSLSFRDQEIPGTLHAVERGITVVFSAGNDGAAAQTVSNAVPWVLTVAASTIDRSFPTVLSLGNNEKLVGQSLNYNSTVNSDNFHTLISARSCDERALSSANVTGAVVLCSAPWLASTTPAGQGLVGAAARVAQAGARGLIFAHQSSNVVDNTDLCRRLAMPCVLVDFEVAHRIASYADSAETPAVRISKTFSVVGNGVASPRVAAFSSRGPSAAFPGIIKPDIAAPGVSILAAVGGSYEFMSGTSMACPHVSAVAALLKSVHPDWSPAMIKSAIVTTASVADRFGMPIQAEGSPRKLADPFDFGGGHINPDKAADPGLVYDVDAGEYTKFFNCTLGPKDDCESYSGRIYQLNLPSIAVPGLKDTVTVSRTVTNVGPADATYRAVVEAPAGVDVSVEPPVIKFGGGGSKRATFRVTFTARQRVQGGYTFGSLTWLGGGNHSVRIPVAVRTVIQDFIADSS; via the exons ATGAGAGGCAACCAACCAACCACATCACAAACACAACACAACAACTCCGTGAAGTCTGAGATGGATTTCCGATCCGTTTTCTGTTGCGCATTGCTACTGGTGTCAGTAGTACTGCTTCCCGTTTCAGCTGATGCTTCGAGCAAA CTCTACATTGTGTACATGGGTCACAAGAAGCACGATGATCCATCGGTGGTCACCGCATCCCACCACGACGTACTGGCTTCTGTTCTTGGGAG TAAGGATGAAGCTCAGAAATCCATGGTGTACACCTACAAGCATGGATTCTCCGGCTTTGCGGCGATGCTCACGGATTCCCAAGCCAGGACCATTGCGG GTCTACCTGGAGTCATCACTGTTAAGGCTAACACCCATTACCAAACCCATACAACTCGGAGCTGGGATTTTCTTGGCCTTAATCACGACCAATCGTCGCCGTCAGACCTCCTCAAGAAAGCAAAGTACGGCGAAGACATCATAGTTGGAGTAATCGACTCAG GCATATGGCCTGAATCAAGAAGCTTCGACGACAGTGGCTACggcccaccgccggcgaggtggAGAGGTGTATGCCAGACCGGCGCGGCGTTCAACGCCACGAGCTGCAACAGGAAGATCATCGGCGCCCGGTGGTACGCCGGCGGCGTGAGAGCCGAGGCGCTCGAGGGCGAGTTCATGTcgcccagggacctcggcgGCCACGGCACGCACGTCGCCTCGACGATCGCCGGTGGCCAGGTGCGGAAGGCGAGCTACGGAGGGCTGGGCGCCGgcgtggcgcgcggcggggcgccCCGCGCCCGGCTGGCCGTCTACAAGGCGTGCTGGGGCCCGGGCagctgcggcgccgccgccgtcctcgcggcCATCGACGACGCCATCCGCGACGGCGTGGACGTGCTGTCGCTGTCGCTGAGCTTCCGGGACCAGGAGATCCCTGGGACGCTGCACGCCGTGGAGAGAGGGATCACCGTCGTGTTCTCCGCCGGgaacgacggcgccgccgcgcagacgGTGTCGAACGCCGTGCCGTGGGTCCTGACGGTCGCCGCCAGCACCATCGACCGCTCCTTCCCCACCGTGCTGTCGCTCGGGAACAACGAGAAACTGGTG GGTCAATCGCTCAACTACAATTCAACGGTGAACTCCGACAACTTCCACACGCTTATTTCCGCACGCAG CTGCGACGAACGGGCGCTGTCATCCGCCAACGTCACCGGCGCGGTGGTGCTGTGCTCGGCGCCGTGGCTGGCGTCCACCACGCCGGCGGGGCAAGGGCTCGTCGGCGCCGCGGCCCGCGTCGCCCAGGCGGGGGCCAGGGGCCTGATCTTCGCGCACCAGAGCAGCAACGTCGTCGACAACACCGACCTCTGCCGGCGTTTGGCCATGCCCTGCGTGCTCGTGGACTTCGAGGTCGCGCACAGGATCGCATCCTACGCCGACAGCGCCGA GACGCCGGCGGTGAGGATCTCGAAGACCTTCAGCGTCGTCGGCAACGGGGTGGCGTCGCCGAGGGTCGCCGCGTTCTCGTCCAGAGGCCCCAGCGCGGCGTTCCCGGGCATCATCAAG CCTGACATAGCTGCTCCGGGAGTCAGCATCTTGGCAGCGGTGGGCGGGTCGTACGAGTTCATGTCCGGGACGTCCATGGCGTGCCCGCAcgtctccgccgtcgccgcgctgctCAAGTCGGTTCACCCGGACTGGTCGCCGGCCATGATCAAGTCGGCCATCGTCACCACAG CATCCGTGGCCGACCGCTTCGGCATGCCGATCCAGGCGGAGGGGTCGCCGAGGAAGCTCGCCGACCCGTTCGACTTCGGCGGAGGCCATATCAACCCGGACAAGGCGGCCGACCCCGGCCTGGTCTACGACGTCGATGCTGGGGAGTACACCAAGTTCTTCAACTGTACCCTTGGCCCCAAAGATGACTGCGAGAGCTACAGTGGGAGGATCTACCAGCTCAATCTCCCATCCATCGCTGTGCCGGGCCTCAAGGACACGGTCACGGTGTCGCGGACGGTGACCAATGTCGGGCCGGCAGACGCAACTTACCGAGCAGTGGTTGAAGCACCGGCAGGGGTGGACGTGTCGGTGGAGCCGCCGGTGATCAAGTTCGGCGGAGGCGGCAGCAAGAGGGCGACGTTCCGGGTGACGTTCACGGCGAGGCAGAGGGTGCAGGGCGGCTACACGTTCGGGAGCCTGACATGGCTAGGTGGTGGTAACCACTCAGTGAGGATTCCGGTTGCGGTCCGGACTGTGATCCAGGACTTCATCGCGGATTCATCGTAG